Below is a window of Sus scrofa isolate TJ Tabasco breed Duroc chromosome 3, Sscrofa11.1, whole genome shotgun sequence DNA.
aggagaagaaaaggcctGGGTGCCATTTTCTTCTAACTGGAGCCAAATGTCCCATGCTTCTGATGGAGGGCTGACCTCCTCAGCCTTTTCAGAAGCATATAGAGGCCCTTTATGCCAGCCTGGAACTCCCTCCAGGTCACcacagtgtatgtgtgtgtttgtattggAAGGCATAAATGAGAAATAATACCAAGTCAAGGCTAAAAGATATGCTGTGTTTGTGACCAAGTTCTCACCTGCCTGGTGAGCATGGGATGCTCATCACAACATTCTGTGTATTTTGTCAGTAGAGAAGCTGAGTTTAAGTGAAGAGAGAGACTTTTCAAAAACAGAGCAGGTTGCGTATGgagtataaaatagaaacaaagagccCAGAGAGTTTTGTGAGCTCTAGTTCAGAGAGACCCAAGAGACTCTTGATTGGAGACACCCATTGCACAGCCTCTCCTGTTGAGGGCTCACCAGGGAAGGAGCACTGGCCATGGTCAGAGTCCATGGGTTCTAGTCCCACTTCTGCCACCAATGGGCTATGGAACCTTGCCAagttcctttctcctctctgagcctcctgtTTCCTTATGTGTCCAGGGGAGAGACGTAtagataatttttgttttccactGTTAATATTCTGCAGTGTTACAATTCTCAAACCCTTGACTATGAAATTCCCAGCTCAACACTGGGTGGGATCCTTCTGTTTCCTCCCTAGTTGTCCTGAGTAACTGAAAAGGCTATAGCCTAGAGGTCgttttcctgagcaaagatgtaCCAGAGTTGAGATGTCTACTAACAGGGAGCAGAGACACAGGCTCCACGACCTCTGCACTGGAAATTATCCTGACTTCCCACCTTTTCCTCCAGTCAGAAGGAGGTGACAGGGAAGGGAGCCACCTCCTCCCAAAGGTCACTGGTTGGGCAAAGTACAGAATTAGCTCAGAAAACTTGAAAGAACCAGAGAAAGTGCCAGACAGGTGCGGGCAGGTTTGGAGGGAGATGGCTCAGGTAGGGCACGAGGTAGGTTTGCAGACCCCCCGGGGTAACTTTGAGGCGTTACTGAAAATACAGCCCTAGAAGCCAGACTTCTGCTTCTCCCACCAGGGATGATTCTCCCCTGAATTTCAACCCAATGGCCTTCCCAGACTCGAATGAatcatgtttatttattcagtatCCACTAAGTGCCAACAACTACCACCCACCTGCCATTTATTAATGAATTCCTAGATATCTGATATATAATGTTTAAGACGCTGATCCTGCCCATAAAAGCTACAGGAAAAGTAAAACACCGAGCGGGCCGGGGATTTTGTCGGAGCTGCCAGGCAGAGGTACCGGCGTCCAGGGACAAAAGAGGCTGTGCTCAAGTCGAGACTCAGACGTCTGTGGGTGCCCAGAGGCGGGGGCAGGCAGACGTCCTGGGGCTGGGAGCCGATCTCGCACCCGCGCGTGCTGAAGGGACGGAAGGAGAGGGCAGTGGGGCGCCGGGTCCTGATTTGCCCACCGCTCTCCCGCAGGCGTGCATCCGGGCCTGCAAACCAGATCTCTCTGCGGAGACGCCCGTGTTTCCCGGCAACGGCGACGCGCAACCGCTGACCGAGAACCCCCGGAAGTACGTCATGGGCCACTTCCGCTGGGACCGCTTCGGCCGCCGGAAtggcagcagcagcggcggcggtggcggtggcggcggcgcgGGCCAGAAGcgcgaggaggaggaggtggcggcGGGCGAAGGCCCCGGGCCCCGCGGAGATGGCGTCGCGCCGGGCCCGCGCCAGGACAAGCGCTCCTACTCCATGGAGCACTTCCGCTGGGGCAAGCCCGTGGGCAAGAAGCGGCGCCCGGTGAAGGTGTATCCCAACGGCGCCGAGGACGAGTTGGCCGAGGCCTTCCCCCTCGAGTTCAGGAGGGAGCTGGCCGGGGCGCCCCCCGAGCCGGCACGGGACCCCGAGGCCCCGGCCGAGGGCGCGGCCGCCCGGGCCGAGCTGGAGTACGGGCTGGTGGCCGAGGCCGAGGCGGCCGAGAAGAAGGACGAAGGGCCCTATAAGATGGAGCACTTCCGCTGGGGCAGCCCGCCCAAGGACAAGCGCTACGGCGGCTTCATGACCTCCGAGAAGAGCCAGACGCCCCTGGTCACGCTGTTCAAAAACGCCATCGTCAAGAACGCCCACAAGAAGGGCCAGTGAGGGTCAGGGGGCAGGCGCCTCTCACCCCGGAAGCCGACCCCAAAGCCCCCTCTCCTTGCCTGCCCTCCTGCCGCCTCCAGCCCGGGTACGCTCAGGCTGTGTGGGCGCCAGATATCCCGCCTCTTACCTGTAGTTAGGAAATAAAACCTTTCAAGTTTCACATCCGACTCTGACTTTGAGTATTGACTGGGTGAATAAAATACAAGTACATATCCATCAAATAAAGAGCTGCACGTATTGAAGGAGAGAGTGGTTTCCATGGGACCGGGTAGTAGTGGTATGTTTCATAGGACACAgtgggaatgaaaagaaaaggttcttccctccctgccccagtaAAAGTGTCTTTGAGGGTCAAAGAGTTTGGCTGATGCTCTGGGTGGCGGCATTTCCCGCTCTCCATTGGCTGGGAAAAGACTGCTTAGCTAGCTGTACCCAAAGGCAGGGTTTCTCCAAGCGACTCTGGCTTCCATCCACCTCCCAGAGCCACCATGAGGCTGATGATGCCCAACGGAACCTGGGAGGGCTCTCTGAGCTCTGAGATGGGAAGCTGTCCTAATGCCTCCCTGGATCTAGTTATTGTGGGACCTTAGCTAAATCTCTGAACTTCTCCAAGATTTGGTTCTCTCAGCTATTCTTCCTTCCTACCATGAGGGCTATTGTAAGGATGAATGAGAAATggataagatctttttttttccctctttgtctttttatggccatgcctatggcacatggaagttcccaggctaggggtctaaccagagctgcagttgctagcctacgccacagccgccacaccaccagatctgagctgcatctgtgaactacgccGCAccttggggcaacgccagatccttaacccactgagtgaggccagggatcgaacccacatactcacggacatggttcttaacctgctgagccacagcaggaactccaggatcatcTTATCACTGAGGCTAAGTGTGAGAGCTGAGGGTTGGTATCAGTTTAGATGTGACTGCCCTCCCAGGCTACTCACAGACACTCTCAAACACAGGGTCTAACCCGCATAGACACCCACCTGTGGAGACACATCTGTATAAATACAACACAATGTGTATGGATGTTTCCTCTAGTCCCTAGGGCTCAAGACCTAGAGCTCTATCTTCCCCCCCTTGTCATGGCCAAGCTCTTTCCTCCTCAGGTTGCGCTGTCACTGTCTTCATTCTCCCTGCTGCCCACTCCGGCCTCGACTATCCTAACAGCTCCTAACCAACTGGTCTCCCTGTCTCCAgctgccctccaccccagcccatcACACAAGATCTTTATTCTAATGTATACAGAAGCTTGCTTTCTCCCCATTCCTTGGCTCAAGACACAAGAAAATTGCCCACCCCCACTTTTCCACCAATTCCAAACTACTGGGCATGGCACACACAAGGGACCTTGTCTGTCAGGTTCACTCTCTTTACCAAACCCCGCTTCCCTGGTCTTCTCGCTCTTCCTCTCCCAGCAGCTTccaccctctgcctggaattcctGGCCTTCCCCCTCTCCATTTTGAACCTTGCTCTTTTTTTCAAGAGCCCAGGCTCAAGTCCACTTCCACTGGGAAGTTTGGGACCTCATGAGCCAAGCCCGCTCATTTTCAGGGTTTCTGCAGTCAATCCCTCTGCACCAGAGGGCATGTATGTCTtcatggtacagcaggttaaggatccagcattgtcactgcaggggcttaaGTCACTGCTTTGGTgagagttcggtccctggcctgggaacttccataagccacggccatagaccaaaaaaataaaaataaataagacagaccttttctttttctttttgtttcttgagggctgcacccatgatatggaggttcccaggctaggggtccaatcggagctgtagctgccagcctacaccacagccagagcaacacgggatccaagctgcgtctgtgacctacaccacagctcacagcaaagccagatccttaacccactgagcgaggccagggatcgaacccgcatcctcatgcctcatgaatactggtcaggttcatcaaccaaggagccacgatgggaaccccgaAAGCCAGACTTTTAAGATAGAAAATTGTGTCCAATGCGGGTTGTATGAAATGGGGCTAGAGTCTAGTCCCTACAGTGAAGAAATGACACAGGCCCTCCCATCTGAGGGCGCTCCCAGGGTCTCTCATCCGCCTTCCTTTTGAGGCGAGTAAAGGAACGGTAGGTGGGGGTGGCTAAGTGTCAGTGGTTaatgccgggggggggggggggtatcgCGGATCCTGTTTGCCTCTCAAAAAACCATTTactttaaagaaatcaaatagaTAACTGTGTGGTGACAAcattaacatttatttgaaaagggCATTGTGACCGCTCCTGGGGAAATCACTACTAACAGTCCTAAAGAAGAATCTTGCTAAGAATCCTTCTCCCCACGCTTTCCCCCACacccccctttccctttctttgaaaTTAAACTGATTTGGTTCAATGAGTTCCAAATACAGAAAACTGCCACAGGCACTACTTCTGCACTCACAAATAAATACGTCagcttatatatacatacattgtcAACTATGCACTACattgtacacacatgcacacccacgGGGATACACGCGCTCAGCCAGGTCGTGAAGGTCTCAGTGGACACAGACGTGTTACAATGTACGTGTAATGCTGCAGCATTGGTGGATCGACAGCTCTGCACCCACAGGCCAGaatccacagccacagaggaagaGCTCGGAAGGGCAAGGTGAGGGGCTGGGACCCCAAGGTCCTTTGAAGGAGAAAAGACCCGGGCAACCTGGCCGGTGCTAAAGGAGAGCACAGAAAACTTTCTTCTGGTCCCACAAGGCCACAGAGCCCTCCCACaggcctctgtcccctccccacttccccagcTGTCAGCTCCCCGCCACCGTCCTTCTGCAGGCTTCAGACCTAAGCCAGATATGGGATAAGAGCTCCTCTAACTAGAAGAGTTCTAGAGTTAGTGAGATGGAGAAGTAATGCACTGCCCTAAGCCTTCTCCCCAGATGCATGGAAGATGCCTCATTTCAGCACAACCCGCCTGCCAGGGTCTGTGTGTCAGGAGAAGTGGTTGTGGCCTGCCCGGAGGAGCCCACCTCCCTGGCTACCATCAACCTCAACACTCAGCCTGACAGCTCACGTCTAGTCTTTTCCCACAGGTCCTCTTCATGGCCATGGAAGAAACAGCTCTCACTTCTCAACAagattctggaggtcagaagtcccaGGGGCAATGGCCTAGCATCTGGAAGCTTCTGGAAAGTTTCAGACCCAGTGAAGCCAAGACGTCTGGCCTTTGAGGCATCGAAAGGTCCAGTGAGGCTGCTCAGATTCTTAGACCAATTGAAACAGCCCCTCGGACTGAGAACACTGAGGGGAGAGGGCAGCGCACCCCTGACCCTGGCACTTCCCGCACTTCAGATGGGTCCAGCACCCCCTTGTCTGCACCTGCGCATGAGGTGGAAGGCTAGGCCCAGGAGACCATCTAAGGACTTTTCTTGTTCTCATGACCCACTCAGGCTCCCTCGCTGGGGAGGAGGTGTTTAGGAGTCAAGAAATCACTTATTTCTACTTCTCAGAAAGTAAGTGGAAATAGGCATAGGCCGCAGGGACCCTTTTGCAGGTGAAAAACCAGAAGGAGCCTCCAGGGTCACACCGAGCTTTCCTCTCATCTGCTTCTTCCCACTTATGTGCCTCAACCATGTTCACTGCCCTTCCAACTCTCCAATACACCCGTGCTACTAGGCTCTGTCAGCAGAGTGGTGACCCAACCGACCCCCTGTGCATGAAGCAAGAGTCTTCAGCAGTTTTGGGGAGCAACTGGTGGATGGCCTTGCTGACTCAAAATCACGAGAGAGAAGGGTACCGAAAAAGCTGGTCACGCACCAGTGTGCCAGCCTCCAGAGGGCTTGGAAGGCAGGAAGGGGGATGCTAGGCTGAAGGCCTGGGTACCCACCCAACTGCTTGGCTTCTTCCCCAGGGCTCAGAGGGGGGGAGGTAGGATGAAGGAAATCGCTTAATTTATCACTTAATTGTCTGTTTGAGTTAATGCTCACCTCAAACTTTCTGATCCTGAGGCATATGTGGCCAGAATCCAGATTCTCCTGCAGGTCAGCAGGCAACCCACTACTCGCCTGAGTGTAAATTTAAGTTGAAACCAGGGGGAGGGTCCCTGAAAACTTAGCCAGGTCTCCAGGAGCCCATCTTTGCGGTGTAACAAGGACGAAAAGAAAAGGCTGCTTGGCGACAGAGTCAGAGGAAACAGCCATGGTCCTGTACCTTTTCCTTCCCTCTAGTCCAGGGTGGGGTCGACGGGGGGACGAGGGGGGGATGGAGTGGACCTGAAGGTCTCTGGTTCTAGCGCTGGCTCGAGAAAGGCTCCGGGGAGTGACTTCTAAGTCCCAGAAGCAGATGCCATGGGGTGAACCCTAAAGTTGGAGAAGCACGAAGAGAGAGTCTCTTGTGGCAGCCGAGCAGGGGAGAAAGGTGGGAAGATGCAGCGAGGAAAGGCGAGTTTGTGGCTCAAGATTTAGATGTGCTGTGATGTTTCTTCCAAAGGTTATTTGTCTTCAAGTTTGTTTCTAGTTATTTAACCACTTGGTTTCTTAGTCAAGAGAGAGTGAGGTAAAGAGAAATCTCAGTTCATGCTTGTAAAGTTGAGTTGAACAGTAGCCAAAAGCTAGAGAGCAGAGCCAAAGGGAAGGAcggaagagggagggagcaggagcccGGCCCCCTAGGCCCTGGGGTCATGTAGACCCTCTGGAAGGAAGCTGCAGGCCCACGGGGgtaggggggtggaggggggagacAGGACAGACAGGAAGGAGGGTCAGGCAGcatcccccccccagccccacacccGAGAACCTGACTGATGGGAAAGTACGTACATTAAGATTCTTCCGATTTGGGCAAAGACAGCTTTCTGTCCTGATAACCAGGCTGTCAAGGTGCATCTGTGCAGGGCCATGCATGGGGGTGGGACTTGAGGGTGTCCCCAGAAGACTGCCCGCCCCTAAGCACAAATGGCCTGCTTCTGACCCCACCCCTGCTGCTGAAAATTGTACCCTCCAAAGGGGCTCCACTGGGTCAAGAAATCTATCGCCCTCCCTCTTCTCAAAAGCAAAGTCTCTGGGGAGGGATCCTTTGCCCATTCTCACCTGACTGCGCGTCGGCTCCGCAGCTCAGCTCAGAAAGGTTGGCAAAAGAAGAAGAGGGTTATTCTGGGCCCCAGGGAAGAGGCCCAGGTGAGGTCCTGCCAGAGGCCGCTCCGGAGGCACAAAGGCCCCGCAGGGGGGTGAGACacggggagggagcagagggcacAGCCAACTTGGCCTCCGAGCCCCGCAGCAGCTCCCACTCTGCACACAGTCAGGTGGCACTCAGGGAAAACAGAAAGCCAGAACCCAAGGGGCTCCACCACCTCTCCCCAGGCCTCCGGCTCTGCCGGCTGCACCGGGGATGGAGTGAAGAAAGCACCCCGATTTTAAGTGCTGGGTCCTTCTTTCACCAAATGAAACATCCAAAAGGTTGGCTTCTGGCATCCTTGGGCCCCAAAGAGCTACTCCCTTCCCgtcctcccagcccagggggaGCCTCTTCCACAGGAGGTGGTGTGGGCAGGCCGGGAGCCCCCGGAGTTCCTCCTCCTTTCCAGGTTATCTTGTTctgccctcccccaacccagagGCTGTAGAAACACACTGGGATCCTCAGGGAGAAAGGCATCAAAGAGACCTCGACTCAGAAAGACACCCCTCTGAACGCAGGAGGGAGATGCTGCAGAGGGATGCAGACTCGCCCCTTCCGTCTGCCTGCTGCTCCTCTATGGGGGGCTGGCCCAGCCTGGGGAGAGCAGCCCCTGGACCAGCAGCCTGCCCGCCCTGCATTTCATCCTTCACGCCCCCCATGGTGActctacccccccaccccacccccgccctggctCCTGTTCTAGGAGCTCAATACTAACCGACAATAGAAAGAATCATGAAGAGGCAACTGGCAGGCTGAGCAGGGCCGTGGAAGAGACCCCAGAGACTTGAGGGCATCTGGACCCTcaaatggggagggagggaggggatgctCTGAGGAGCAGCGCCCCGCTTCCAGCTCTCTGCTGCTTTAGGAGCGGAGCTGGCCTCACTTCCTCCTGATCTCCGTCTGAGGCCTCCCTTGACCAACTGTGCCCTTCTAGTCCCCCTTGGGGAATGGCAGCTGTGCTTCCCCACGAAAGCCCTGCCCTCCCTACACTAAGCAGGACCTCAGCCTCTCTCtggagacccccccaccccaggactcccagccccaggctgccacaaaggaggagatggagggcACAGGTGAGATGCCTATTGGCCCCAGAGGGGCACGTGGCCTGAtctccctggggtggggaggggacgggggagggagacaaggaggaaagggggaagcTGAGGGGCCCGAGGGCCGCGGGGCTCCACCTTGCTTGTCTGCGGAGAGGAGCTGCCATCCAAGGTCCTTTTcctctggggttgccgtgagatTTCCATGTCGTGCCCCCCTCTCGGGCCCCCCCCCCCTCCAGCAGCGTGTCTTGGAACTCAGTAGACGCACAGATCGGGGAACTTCATCTCGTAGACGGGGATGGAGTGGTTCTGAGGCTGGCCATAGGCGGCGGTGATGGT
It encodes the following:
- the POMC gene encoding pro-opiomelanocortin precursor (The RefSeq protein has 3 substitutions compared to this genomic sequence), translating into MPRLCGSRSGALLLTLLLQASMGVRGWCLESSQCQDLSTESNLLACIRACKPDLSAETPVFPGNGDAQPLTENPRKYVMGHFRWDRFGRRNGSSSGGGGGGGGAGQKREEEEVAAGEGPGPRGDGVAPGPRQDKRSYSMEHFRWGKPVGKKRRPVKVYPNGAEDELAEAFPLEFRRELAGAPPEPARDPEAPAEGAAARAELEYGLVAEAEAAEKKDEGPYKMEHFRWGSPPKDKRYGGFMTSEKSQTPLVTLFKNAIVKNAHKKGQ
- the POMC gene encoding pro-opiomelanocortin isoform X1, with the translated sequence MGELPVTRPLPGSSITSSAHLVEPRKYIRTEQRQRDKAARGKRKRGRRVTKRPPSFLPRRSGSRPESSLPATEPQPAWKMPRLCSSRSGALLLALLLQASMEVRGWCLESSQCQDLSTESNLLACIRACKPDLSAETPVFPGNGDAQPLTENPRKYVMGHFRWDRFGRRNGSSSGGGGGGGGAGQKREEEEVAAGEGPGPRGDGVAPGPRQDKRSYSMEHFRWGKPVGKKRRPVKVYPNGAEDELAEAFPLEFRRELAGAPPEPARDPEAPAEGAAARAELEYGLVAEAEAAEKKDEGPYKMEHFRWGSPPKDKRYGGFMTSEKSQTPLVTLFKNAIVKNAHKKGQ